In a single window of the Niabella ginsenosidivorans genome:
- a CDS encoding FecR family protein: MDKKLENRFYRLFALKLSGEANAEELQELEAILVQHPELQFFYDELIKPAQRDARDTERAEISYAAHAANMYVQEMLTEKQGLPARQHPVRFTKRWVVPVAAAVLLAVLLLVVFLNRKPGAIPGAGNEMATTKGSRSRIRLPDGTVVLLNANSRLNYDEKFKGDVREVSLWGEAYFDVTHDAARPFIIHTGAGTIKVLGTAFNVKAFDNGVFETALIRGKVAIRLKDHADEDFVLKPGQKLVASHNNNKTDSVMILPVTVKDSLIAETSWTKGRLVFVDRPLAEITAELERVFGVTIVFKSEKARQYRYTGTFDDTDLDQILEILKLSKPIKFQRDKNRITIE; the protein is encoded by the coding sequence ATGGACAAAAAACTGGAAAATAGGTTTTACAGGTTGTTTGCACTGAAATTATCTGGAGAAGCCAATGCAGAGGAGTTGCAGGAACTGGAAGCCATATTGGTACAACATCCTGAACTGCAGTTTTTTTATGATGAATTGATCAAACCCGCGCAGCGGGACGCCAGGGATACAGAGCGGGCGGAGATTTCCTACGCGGCACATGCGGCCAATATGTATGTGCAGGAAATGCTGACCGAAAAACAGGGATTGCCTGCCCGGCAGCACCCCGTTCGTTTTACAAAAAGATGGGTAGTGCCTGTTGCGGCTGCAGTGTTGTTAGCGGTGTTGCTGCTGGTAGTGTTTCTTAACAGGAAACCCGGCGCAATACCCGGTGCAGGTAATGAAATGGCTACTACAAAAGGATCCAGGTCGCGGATTCGCCTGCCGGATGGTACTGTTGTCCTGCTCAATGCCAACAGCAGGCTGAACTATGACGAAAAGTTTAAAGGAGATGTACGGGAAGTATCATTGTGGGGAGAGGCTTATTTTGATGTAACGCATGATGCTGCCAGGCCGTTTATCATTCATACAGGTGCCGGAACTATAAAAGTGTTGGGTACAGCGTTTAATGTGAAGGCCTTTGATAACGGCGTTTTTGAAACTGCATTGATCCGGGGAAAAGTAGCCATCCGGTTAAAGGATCATGCAGACGAAGATTTTGTACTGAAACCCGGCCAGAAGCTGGTGGCCAGCCATAACAACAATAAAACAGACTCTGTAATGATCCTGCCGGTAACGGTTAAAGACAGCCTGATTGCCGAAACATCCTGGACAAAAGGCCGGCTGGTTTTTGTTGACCGGCCTTTAGCTGAAATTACGGCAGAACTGGAGCGGGTATTTGGTGTAACGATTGTTTTTAAATCAGAAAAGGCCAGGCAGTACCGGTATACAGGAACCTTTGATGATACAGATCTGGATCAGATACTGGAAATACTGAAGCTTTCCAAACCCATTAAATTCCAGAGGGATAAAAACCGGATCACTATTGAATAA
- a CDS encoding RNA polymerase sigma factor codes for MKDRAHLLYLQNRVAYARDQAAYKELYLYFHPALYKMAYTILQQDVLAEEVVADVMIRIWTMENKLAYVGHLNTYLLTAARNTAITYLKKHRMETRLPEAAGNGEPMSADTPDQQLMATELSVLIEQTVQALPPQCQMVYRLIKEEELSYKEAGAVLELSQNTLETHMRSALKKLRNALDDYLMKKKS; via the coding sequence ATGAAGGATAGGGCACATTTGTTATACCTGCAAAACAGGGTGGCTTATGCCAGGGATCAGGCGGCTTATAAAGAATTGTACCTGTATTTTCATCCTGCTCTTTACAAAATGGCCTATACTATTCTTCAGCAGGATGTTTTGGCTGAAGAGGTCGTTGCAGATGTAATGATCAGGATATGGACCATGGAAAATAAGCTGGCCTATGTAGGTCATTTAAACACGTACCTGTTAACTGCTGCCCGCAATACCGCCATTACTTATTTAAAAAAACACCGTATGGAGACCCGCTTGCCGGAAGCTGCGGGTAATGGAGAACCGATGTCTGCCGATACCCCTGATCAGCAGTTAATGGCCACGGAACTTTCAGTGCTGATTGAACAAACAGTGCAGGCATTACCGCCCCAATGCCAGATGGTATACCGGTTAATAAAAGAAGAGGAGCTCTCTTATAAAGAAGCAGGAGCCGTTCTGGAATTATCACAGAATACACTGGAAACGCATATGCGTTCGGCATTAAAAAAGCTACGGAATGCCCTGGATGACTATCTTATGAAAAAAAAATCCTGA
- a CDS encoding sulfatase codes for MKNWLIVFISSVIVGGTLHAQKAKRPNIILFLVDDMGWQDTSEPFWKEKTPLNKIYRTPSMERLAKEGMKFTNAYAAPVCTPSRVSLMTGMNTGHHGVTNWTSPLLNTPTDQKDDQFETADWNYNGLSPVPGVPYTIYATTFPQLLKDAGYFTVHVGKAHWGSQGTPGANPNNMGFIVNIGGGAAGQEQSYYGEENYGNKPGIYSVRATPGLQDYYGTNTFLTEALTREALKAIETPISRNEPFYLNMAHFALHVPVQPDPRFIEHYKDLDPEEAAYATLIEGMDKSLGDIMDFLKKKGVAENTIIIFMSDNGGLSITNRGGKPNTQNQPLKAGKGSVNEGGIREPMIVKWPGVVRGGTVTNQYVIIEDFFPTILEMAGIKNYKLVQQIDGQSFVPLLKNPNQTQNTRSLIWHIPNKWIKDDAGPGINYYSAIRKGDWKLIYSLRTGKTELYNLKTDIGEEKDLASGNADRCRLLTTELFHQLKEWKAPMPVEKTTGKPLPFPVE; via the coding sequence ATGAAAAATTGGTTGATTGTTTTTATAAGCTCCGTTATTGTTGGAGGAACGCTTCATGCACAGAAGGCAAAACGCCCTAATATTATTTTGTTTTTGGTAGATGATATGGGCTGGCAGGATACCTCGGAACCTTTCTGGAAAGAGAAAACACCATTAAATAAAATTTATCGCACTCCTTCTATGGAACGGCTGGCAAAAGAGGGCATGAAGTTTACGAATGCCTACGCAGCACCAGTATGTACTCCTTCGCGGGTAAGTTTAATGACGGGTATGAATACGGGGCACCATGGGGTTACCAACTGGACGTCTCCCCTGCTCAATACGCCTACTGATCAAAAGGATGATCAGTTTGAGACGGCAGACTGGAATTATAATGGCCTCAGCCCTGTTCCGGGAGTTCCTTACACCATTTATGCCACCACTTTTCCTCAATTATTAAAGGATGCAGGCTATTTTACAGTGCATGTAGGTAAGGCACACTGGGGCTCACAGGGAACTCCCGGCGCAAACCCTAACAATATGGGCTTTATCGTAAATATTGGCGGTGGCGCGGCTGGTCAGGAACAATCCTATTATGGTGAGGAGAATTATGGAAATAAACCGGGCATCTATTCTGTGCGGGCAACCCCCGGCCTTCAGGATTATTACGGAACCAATACCTTCCTCACCGAAGCACTTACCCGGGAAGCTTTAAAAGCAATAGAAACGCCCATTAGCCGTAACGAGCCTTTTTATTTGAATATGGCGCATTTTGCACTCCATGTTCCTGTTCAGCCAGATCCCCGGTTCATTGAGCACTATAAAGACCTTGACCCGGAGGAAGCCGCATATGCCACCTTAATTGAAGGAATGGATAAAAGCCTGGGAGATATTATGGACTTTCTAAAAAAGAAGGGGGTGGCAGAAAATACCATTATTATTTTTATGAGTGACAATGGCGGCCTGAGCATTACAAACAGGGGTGGTAAGCCCAATACGCAAAACCAGCCATTAAAAGCAGGCAAGGGTTCTGTAAACGAAGGAGGCATCCGTGAGCCTATGATTGTAAAATGGCCGGGAGTGGTCAGGGGCGGTACAGTAACCAACCAATATGTAATTATTGAAGATTTTTTCCCAACAATATTGGAAATGGCCGGTATAAAGAATTACAAATTGGTTCAGCAAATAGACGGACAGAGTTTTGTGCCCCTGCTGAAAAACCCCAACCAGACTCAGAATACCCGGAGCCTTATATGGCATATTCCAAATAAATGGATAAAAGACGACGCAGGCCCTGGCATCAATTATTACAGTGCAATACGAAAAGGCGACTGGAAGCTGATCTATAGTTTAAGAACAGGTAAAACGGAGCTGTATAACTTAAAGACAGATATTGGGGAAGAAAAAGACCTTGCTTCCGGAAACGCGGACCGCTGCAGACTCCTTACTACGGAATTATTTCATCAGTTAAAAGAATGGAAAGCGCCGATGCCTGTTGAAAAAACAACAGGAAAGCCGCTTCCTTTTCCGGTGGAGTAG
- a CDS encoding outer membrane beta-barrel protein gives MKKIALFLIASFLLSGILYAQVDSTGNIPPPTKETKETPARPKKKYDLTKRANDHFLVQFGYTNWLSKPDSIQTGGLPRSVNVYFMLDFPFKTTPQLSAAIGLGIGSDHISLDKKQNFANVKATSGTMPFLYDTLTTTIKKTKVVTSYLEAPIELRYVANPEHSDGSFKFAIGIKGGFLIKSGTRSKLQEPGTQEYILKESSKYYFNTTRIAGTARIGVGHFTLFGSYQFTKLLKDGVGPNLRPVTVGLSFGGL, from the coding sequence ATGAAGAAAATAGCTTTATTTCTTATTGCCAGCTTTTTGCTTAGCGGGATATTGTACGCACAGGTTGATTCCACAGGTAACATACCTCCGCCAACAAAAGAAACAAAAGAAACTCCTGCCAGGCCTAAAAAGAAATACGATCTTACCAAAAGGGCTAATGACCATTTTCTTGTCCAATTTGGCTACACTAACTGGCTGAGCAAACCAGACAGCATTCAAACTGGGGGGCTGCCCAGGAGCGTGAACGTATATTTTATGCTGGACTTCCCCTTTAAAACCACTCCTCAGCTAAGCGCGGCTATTGGATTGGGCATTGGATCAGACCACATATCACTGGATAAAAAACAGAATTTTGCTAATGTAAAGGCAACTTCAGGCACAATGCCATTCCTGTATGATACGCTTACCACAACCATCAAAAAAACAAAAGTGGTAACCAGCTATTTGGAAGCCCCGATAGAGCTGCGCTATGTAGCCAACCCGGAGCACAGTGACGGCAGCTTTAAGTTTGCCATTGGTATAAAAGGAGGGTTTTTGATCAAATCAGGCACACGTTCCAAATTGCAGGAACCTGGTACCCAGGAATACATATTAAAGGAGTCCAGTAAATATTATTTCAATACAACACGTATTGCAGGAACTGCCCGCATCGGTGTGGGACATTTTACCCTGTTTGGTTCTTACCAGTTTACCAAGTTGCTCAAAGATGGCGTTGGGCCTAACCTGCGCCCGGTTACTGTTGGCCTGAGCTTTGGCGGCTTATAA
- a CDS encoding winged helix-turn-helix transcriptional regulator encodes MIVKGKNVVYRLDGKLYHCPMDITMKYIGGKWKAVVLWYLKGGTLRFAELKKRIPAITEKMLSIQLHTLEADGLIERKVYGSKPPVRVEYSLTEFGKTLIETLNAISKWGRNLGANRGELVELQEK; translated from the coding sequence ATGATTGTCAAAGGGAAAAATGTCGTTTACAGGCTGGATGGCAAATTATATCATTGCCCAATGGACATTACAATGAAGTATATTGGCGGTAAGTGGAAAGCAGTAGTGCTTTGGTATCTGAAGGGCGGTACATTGCGTTTTGCGGAATTAAAGAAACGGATACCTGCTATTACTGAGAAAATGTTAAGCATTCAGTTGCACACACTGGAAGCGGACGGCTTAATAGAAAGGAAAGTGTACGGCTCTAAACCACCCGTTCGTGTGGAATATTCACTTACTGAATTTGGAAAAACCCTCATTGAAACGCTTAACGCCATATCAAAATGGGGCAGGAATTTAGGAGCGAATAGAGGAGAGCTGGTGGAATTACAGGAGAAATAA
- a CDS encoding NADPH-dependent F420 reductase, with the protein MKKIGILGTGIVGSTIGSKLTALGYEVKMGSRTANNTKAAEWVKANGKSATQGTFADAAAYGEIIFNCTKGAYSPEAIKIAGAATLAGKILIDISNPLDFSKGMPPTLIPALSNTHSLGEAIQQLLPQTSVVKTLNIVNCEVMVDAAKCGGDATMFLAGNDSSSKKEAELILKQFGWKDIIDLGNITHSRSTEMMLLIWLSTTMVTKNRYIGFKILR; encoded by the coding sequence ATGAAAAAAATAGGAATATTGGGAACAGGAATAGTAGGAAGCACCATCGGTTCAAAGCTTACAGCATTAGGCTACGAGGTAAAAATGGGCTCAAGAACTGCCAACAATACCAAAGCCGCAGAGTGGGTAAAAGCCAATGGCAAAAGCGCCACACAGGGCACATTTGCCGATGCGGCAGCTTATGGTGAAATTATTTTTAACTGCACAAAAGGCGCATATTCGCCTGAAGCGATAAAAATTGCCGGCGCGGCAACACTTGCAGGAAAAATATTAATTGACATCAGTAATCCGCTGGATTTTTCAAAGGGGATGCCGCCAACGCTTATACCTGCGCTTTCCAATACCCATTCCTTGGGCGAAGCCATTCAACAACTACTTCCCCAAACCAGCGTGGTAAAAACATTGAATATTGTAAACTGTGAAGTAATGGTAGATGCGGCTAAATGTGGTGGCGACGCTACAATGTTCCTGGCGGGAAATGACAGCAGCTCAAAAAAGGAAGCGGAGTTAATATTGAAACAATTTGGCTGGAAGGATATTATTGACCTGGGTAATATTACACATTCCCGCAGTACGGAAATGATGCTGCTGATATGGCTAAGTACCACTATGGTTACTAAAAACAGATACATCGGGTTTAAAATACTCCGGTAA
- a CDS encoding UbiX family flavin prenyltransferase — protein sequence MDKHSQNRPDRKRRIIIGISGATGIIYGIRLLQVLKEIAIETHLVITKPGEMTRSFETEISSEALKNLADFSYNVQDIGAAISSGSFKTMGMIVAPCSVRTLSEIATGATGNLLTRAADVVLKERRKLVLLVRETPLHAGHLKSMLAVTENGGIIAPPVPAFYNKPGSVNDIVDYTVGRTLDLFDLEVPGMFRWKEKTE from the coding sequence ATGGATAAACATTCACAAAACCGACCGGATCGGAAGCGGCGTATTATTATCGGAATCAGCGGGGCAACCGGTATTATTTATGGCATCCGGTTGTTACAGGTATTAAAAGAAATAGCCATTGAAACACATCTGGTGATTACCAAACCCGGAGAAATGACCCGATCCTTTGAAACAGAAATTTCATCCGAAGCGTTAAAGAATCTTGCAGATTTCAGTTATAACGTTCAGGATATTGGAGCTGCGATCTCCAGTGGCTCCTTTAAAACAATGGGAATGATCGTGGCTCCGTGCTCAGTAAGAACACTATCTGAAATAGCAACCGGAGCTACCGGCAACCTTCTTACGCGCGCAGCAGATGTTGTTTTAAAAGAAAGGAGGAAACTGGTGCTCCTGGTTCGTGAAACGCCCCTGCATGCCGGGCATCTGAAAAGCATGCTTGCGGTAACAGAAAACGGAGGCATCATTGCTCCCCCGGTTCCGGCATTTTATAATAAGCCCGGATCAGTAAACGACATCGTTGATTACACAGTTGGCCGGACGCTTGACTTATTTGATCTGGAAGTTCCGGGTATGTTCCGGTGGAAAGAAAAAACTGAATAA
- a CDS encoding UbiD family decarboxylase: MKHLKSLRAFIEALKQIGEVQEIDEEVDWDLEMSAITRRSMDLRAPMPVFNKIKNIAGFRALGAPGGLSAKKSYKYSRVNIALGVEADASPLEVIEKLVAARKRDLIPPVISQNKKVPCKENVWIGDDVDLLKLPTPKIHMKDGGRYLQTFGLNIVTTPDGSWTNWSINRMMLIDKTRLACLIPPNQHLGMIHAKWKEKGAPTPVAIALGVEPGLPYVGGMPVPENVDEAAYLGAYFNEPLELVRAETVNILVPATAEIIIEGHISHIDVYEEGPMDEYPGYVGDEGSPKPVLHVSAITYRDNAILPFAVAGTPVDENHTGWGLPHAAETLYLLRSSGLPVSMCWIVLESANHWMVVAVRKDWHEITNLSSKEVAEAIGNVVFHSKAGFGIAKIILLEDDIDVTNPEEVIWAFASRAHPYHSEIYFSEQAQNILPVFLEPTEKQRFKVTKVIYNCLLADRFDRDKRPVRSDFNNAWPASLQEKVLQNWKNYGYSDEG, from the coding sequence ATGAAACATTTAAAAAGCCTTAGAGCATTTATTGAAGCCCTGAAACAAATAGGTGAAGTACAGGAAATCGACGAGGAAGTTGACTGGGATCTGGAGATGAGCGCCATTACAAGGCGAAGCATGGACCTGAGAGCTCCTATGCCTGTTTTTAACAAAATAAAAAATATCGCTGGTTTTCGTGCATTGGGAGCGCCCGGAGGTTTGTCAGCAAAAAAAAGCTATAAATACAGCAGGGTAAATATTGCTTTGGGAGTGGAAGCAGATGCATCCCCCTTAGAAGTGATCGAAAAACTGGTGGCAGCAAGAAAAAGGGACCTGATCCCACCGGTCATCAGTCAAAACAAAAAGGTTCCCTGTAAAGAAAATGTATGGATCGGGGATGATGTAGATCTGTTAAAACTGCCTACCCCTAAAATTCATATGAAAGACGGCGGCAGGTATCTGCAGACTTTTGGGTTGAACATTGTAACAACGCCTGATGGAAGCTGGACGAACTGGTCCATAAACCGGATGATGCTGATTGATAAAACAAGACTGGCCTGTTTGATCCCACCGAATCAGCACCTCGGAATGATCCATGCGAAATGGAAAGAAAAAGGAGCGCCCACACCTGTTGCTATTGCGTTGGGGGTAGAACCTGGTCTCCCCTACGTGGGCGGCATGCCTGTTCCGGAAAATGTGGATGAGGCCGCCTATCTGGGTGCCTATTTCAATGAACCGCTTGAATTGGTCAGGGCAGAAACAGTGAATATCCTTGTGCCTGCCACGGCAGAAATAATCATAGAAGGGCACATTTCTCACATAGATGTATACGAAGAAGGCCCGATGGACGAATATCCGGGTTATGTAGGCGATGAAGGTTCACCAAAACCCGTCCTGCATGTCAGTGCAATCACTTACAGAGACAATGCCATTTTACCATTTGCGGTTGCGGGCACACCTGTTGATGAAAATCATACGGGCTGGGGATTACCCCATGCTGCAGAAACGCTTTACCTGCTCCGTTCATCAGGATTGCCTGTTTCAATGTGCTGGATAGTATTGGAAAGTGCCAACCATTGGATGGTAGTAGCGGTCCGTAAAGACTGGCACGAAATAACAAACCTGTCTTCAAAAGAAGTTGCTGAAGCAATCGGGAATGTTGTATTTCATTCCAAAGCGGGATTTGGCATCGCAAAAATTATTCTGTTAGAGGATGATATCGATGTCACCAATCCGGAAGAAGTAATATGGGCGTTCGCAAGCCGCGCACATCCGTATCACAGTGAAATATATTTTTCTGAACAGGCGCAAAATATTTTACCTGTTTTTCTTGAACCGACAGAAAAGCAAAGATTTAAAGTAACTAAAGTTATTTATAATTGTCTTTTAGCGGATCGGTTTGACAGGGACAAACGCCCTGTGCGTTCGGACTTTAATAATGCATGGCCTGCATCCCTTCAGGAAAAAGTATTACAGAATTGGAAAAATTATGGGTACAGCGATGAAGGGTAA
- a CDS encoding cyanophycinase: MRLLNSLILVLLLAVQAYSQQPAGKGCLFIIGGGSRGDALIKSLVTTAGLHKKDYIVVLPMASELPDTGYKYIKEELEKFTNAPVLLFDFRKRNVADKSGVDSLRNARLIYILGGDQNRFMAVVKNTPVYESIHAAFKNGSTIAGTSAGAAVMSRYMITGRQLKDTVYKETFDKLLPANIEFSEGLGLLQHTIIDQHFIKRSRYNRLLSALAAYPGYYGVGIDESTAIIVKGNKATVVGESQVLRLIAEEPVKVSSGGRLASKNIRLGIYTSGQTFDILP, from the coding sequence CCAGCAGCCTGCCGGTAAAGGCTGCTTATTTATTATAGGAGGTGGCTCCCGCGGCGATGCCTTAATTAAAAGCCTTGTAACTACAGCCGGGCTTCATAAGAAGGATTATATAGTGGTTCTGCCCATGGCCAGCGAACTGCCGGATACCGGGTATAAGTATATCAAAGAGGAACTGGAAAAATTTACAAACGCTCCTGTACTGTTATTTGATTTCAGGAAGCGCAATGTTGCGGATAAAAGCGGTGTTGATTCTTTGCGCAATGCGCGGCTTATTTATATTTTAGGAGGCGACCAGAACCGGTTTATGGCCGTTGTTAAAAATACCCCGGTCTATGAGTCCATACATGCTGCATTTAAGAACGGAAGCACCATTGCAGGCACCAGCGCCGGTGCAGCAGTGATGAGCAGATATATGATCACGGGCCGCCAGTTAAAGGATACGGTTTATAAGGAAACTTTTGATAAGCTGCTTCCGGCTAATATTGAGTTTTCCGAAGGGCTGGGATTGTTGCAGCATACGATCATCGATCAGCATTTTATAAAACGCAGCCGCTATAACCGCCTACTGTCTGCATTGGCGGCTTATCCCGGGTATTATGGAGTAGGGATAGACGAGTCAACAGCTATCATTGTAAAAGGCAATAAGGCAACCGTAGTGGGAGAAAGCCAGGTGCTGCGGTTGATAGCGGAAGAGCCGGTAAAAGTGTCTTCCGGGGGCCGGCTGGCCTCTAAAAATATCCGGCTGGGTATTTATACAAGCGGGCAAACATTTGATATTCTTCCGTAG